From Oryza brachyantha chromosome 9, ObraRS2, whole genome shotgun sequence, a single genomic window includes:
- the LOC102700268 gene encoding uncharacterized protein LOC102700268, protein MASSAVVKFAAVVCLLALVMASAAEARPADHDAAMLRLEMEVEEQALAAAEDLLAAGLLDDGGADAVGACSCGSKCKACMVKCGVKCVKGGIPRFPSCFVKCVFTTDKCLTLP, encoded by the coding sequence ATGGCTTCTTCCGCCGTGGTCAagttcgccgccgtcgtctgcCTGCTGGCGCTGGTAATGGCctccgcggcggaggcgcgcccGGCGGACCACGACGCGGCGATGCTGCGGCTGgagatggaggtggaggagcagGCGCTGGCCGCGGCCGAGgatctcctcgccgccggcctcctcgacgacggcggcgccgacgccgtggGAGCCTGCTCGTGCGGCAGCAAGTGCAAGGCGTGCATGGTGAAATGCGGGGTCAAGTGCGTCAAGGGAGGAATCCCCCGCTTCCCGTCCTGCTTCGTCAAGTGCGTCTTCACCACCGACAAGTGCCTCACCCTCCCCTGA